One stretch of Prunus persica cultivar Lovell chromosome G1, Prunus_persica_NCBIv2, whole genome shotgun sequence DNA includes these proteins:
- the LOC18791082 gene encoding serine/threonine-protein kinase Aurora-1 yields MAIAAENQAQEKASSEVSATETRRWTLNDFDIGKPLGRGKFGHVYLAREKRSNHIVALKVLFKSQLQQSQVEHQLRREVEIQSHLRHPNILRLYGYFYDQKRVYLILEYAAKGELYKELQKCKYFSERRAATYVASLARALIYCHGKHVIHRDIKPENLLIGAQGELKIADFGWSVHTFNRRRTMCGTLDYLPPEMVESVEHDASVDIWSLGVLCYEFLYGVPPFEAKEHSDTYRRIVQVDLKFPPKPIVSSHAKDLISQMLVKDSSQRLPLHKLLEHPWIVQNAEPSGVYRI; encoded by the exons atggcaATCGCTGCTGAGAACCAAGCCCAAGAGAAG GCTTCTTCGGAGGTTTCAGCGACGGAGACAAGAAGATGGACGCTCAATGACTTCGACATTGGAAAGCCTCTTGGCCGAGGAAAGTTTGGTCACGTCTATTTGGCAAGAGAGAAACGG AGCAATCACATTGTGGCACTTAAAGTCCTCTTTAAGAGCCAGCTGCAACAGTCTCAGGTTGAACATCAGCTTCGTCGGGAAGTTGAAATACAAAGTCATCTTCGACATCCCAATATCTTACGCCTTTATGGGTACTTTTACGATCAG AAACGagtttatttgattttagaaTATGCTGCCAAAGGTGAACTATACAAGGAACTTCAGAAGTGTAAATACTTCAGTGAAAGACGTGCTGCCACT TATGTTGCATCGTTGGCACGGGCCCTTATATACTGCCATGGAAAGCATGTAATTCACAGAGATATCAAGCCAGAGAACCTTCTAATTGGTGCACAG GGTGAACTCAAGATAGCAGATTTTGGGTGGTCAGTGCATACATTCAACCGCAGGCGGACCATGTGTGGTACCCTTGATTACCTCCCTCCTGAGATGG TGGAGAGCGTAGAGCATGATGCTAGTGTGGATATATGGAGCCTTGGTGTCCTGTGCTATGAGTTTCTCTATGGAGTCCCGCCTTTTGAGGCCAAGGAGCATTCAGATACATATAGAAG GATTGTTCAAGTGGATCTAAAGTTTCCTCCTAAACCAATTGTCTCTTCTCATGCAAAGGACCTTATTAGTCAG ATGCTTGTGAAGGACTCTTCTCAACGCCTGCCATTGCACAAGCTTCTAGAACATCCATGGATTGTTCAGAACGCGGAGCCCTCTGGCGTATATAGGATATAA